A segment of the Oscillatoria sp. FACHB-1406 genome:
CCGCAAAAAGCCTCAACAATTTGGCGCTATTGTACAAGTCAACGGGAAAGTACGCCGAAGCCGAACCCCTCTACCAGCGAGCCTTGGGGATATACGAACGGCAACTGGGAGCGGAACATCCCTACACCGCCACCAATATCGAGAATTTGGCAGGATTGTACGATTCAATGGGAAGATACGCTGAAGCCGAACCTATGCTTCAGCGAGCCTTGGGGATAAAAGAACGGCAACTGGGATTAGAACATCCCGATACCGCCTCCAGCCTCAACAGCTTGGCGGGATTGTACAAGTCAACGGGAAGATACGGAGAAGCCGAACCTCTGCTTCAGCGAGCCTTGGGGATAAGAGAACGGCAACTGGGAGCCGAACATCCCTCCACCGCCCTCAGCCTCAACAACTTGGCAGAATTGTACCGAGCAACGGGAAGATACGGAGAAGCCGAACCTCTTCTTCAGCGCGCCTTGGGGATAAGAGAACGGCAACTGGGAGCCGAACATCTCGACACTGCCTCCAGTTTTAACAATTTGGCAGCATTGTACTCTTCAACCGGAAAGTACGCCGAAGCCGAACCCCTCTACCAGCGCGCCCTGGGGATACATGAACGGCAACTGGGAGCCGAACATCCCTCCACAGCCTCCAGCCTCAACAATTTGGCGTTATTGTACCAAGCAACGGGAAGATACGCTGAAGCCGAACCTCTGCTTCAGCACGCCTTGGGGATAAGAGAACGGCGACTGGGAGCGGAACATCCCGCTACCGCCGCCAGTCTCGACAGCTTGGCGGCATTGTACGGTTCAACGGGAAGATACGGAGAGGCAGAACCTCTGCTTCAGCGCGCCCTGGGGATAAAAGAACGGCAACTGGGATTAGAACATCCCGATACCGCCTCCAGCCTCAACAGCTTGGCGGGATTGTACAAGTCAACGGGAAGATACGGAGAAGCCGAACCTCTGCTTCAGCGAGCCTTGGGGATAAGAGAACGGCAACTGGGAGCGGAACATCCCTACACCGCCTCCAGCCTCAACAGCTTGGCAGAATTGTACTCCTCAACGGGAAAGTACGCCGAAGCCGAACCCCTCTACCTGCGAGCCTTGGGGATAAGAGAACGGCAACTGGGAGCGGAACATCCCTCCACCGCCTCCAGCCTCAACAATTTGGCGTTATTGTACGAGTCAACGGGAAGATACGCTGAAGCCGAACCCCTCTACCTGCGCGCCTTGGGGATAAGTGAACGGCAACTGGGAGCGGAACATCCCTCCACCGCCTCCAGCCTCAACAATTTGGCGCAATTGTATCGAGCAGCGGGAAGGTACGCAGAAGCCGAACCCCTCTACCTGCGAATGCTGAAGATTTTCACACACTGCCTGCCCGAAAACCACCCCTATATTAAGACTGCTTGGAGAAACTTCATTTACTTCATCCGGCAGGCGGTGCAGCAGGGCAGGGCGGGGGAGTTGTCGGCGCATCCCGTCACTCAAGCGATTTTGCAGCAAGTACAATCTTAATCGTAAGTAAGAGGGTTTAAGAAAGAACCAGTACAATAAGAGTAAAAAACGAGTGTCCCTAAATGATTCCAGGGTTTGAGTGGAATGAGGAGAAAGCACGAACGAATTTAAAAAAGCACGGTGTTTCTTTTACGGAAGCAGCAACGGTCTTTGACGATCCCTACTCGTTGATAATGGACGATCCAAAACATTCCTTTGGGGAAGCTCGTTTTATTATTTTAGGCTACTCCGCTGTCAATCGATTATTGCTAGTCGTCCATTGCGATCGCGGTGCAACCATTCTGATCGTCAGTGCTAGAGGCGCTACCCCATTTGAAAGGCGATATTATGAACGAGGATTCTAACTTAATTTCTAACTCCAACCTCTCTGAGGAAGAGATGCTAGATGAATACGATTTCAGTCAAGCCGTTCGCAGAAACTCCCGTCAAAGTCTGGAGGGAAGAACAATCCGCATCGAAACCGAAAACGGCGATCGCTTCGTTCAAATCCGAACGATAGAAACCATTGCACGGGTTAATGATGACGGTCGAGTTACCCTCCAGCTTTCACCCGAAATCGCGCCGGGAGAATATCAAATTACCCTCTTGATTCAAGAGCAGGCGGTGGATATATAATTAGAGTAGATGAACTTTAAAGATTATGTCATCTCTCGAACAACTAACGCGATCTCCTTTGTCTCGGCTCGGTATTCTAAAGGTTCAACTTATCGAACAGTTAGTAGTCAAATCCCGATGACCAAAGATGAAGTTTTCAAAAAAGTTGCAGAAATCAGTGCTAATACCAGATTGATGGGTCGCTGCATAGAATGAAAAATAGGGTGTGGAGCGCGAAGCGTAACGCACCGTTATCCTGAGAATTTAGCGTTAGGAGAGTTTATTCTAGGCAACGCATATTTTTTCACGTGATATTTTATTTATGTCTAATTTTTATAGACTTATTGATAAGATTCATCAAAAACCCGGACTGTATATCGGAGCGCCTTCTTTAAGCAGCTTGTATATGTTTCTCTGCGGATATTCTTTCTGCCGACAGGAGCAAGGAATTGCGATGAGCGCCGAAGAGAAAGAGTTTGAGAAATTCCAAAATTGGATTCAGCAGCGTTTTAAAATTAGTGCTTCTGTGTCATGGGCTAAGATTATTCTGCTCTATTCAACGGACGAGCGTTCTGGCTTTGAAATGTTTTTTAAATTATGGTCTGAGTTTAGAGGAGAGCAGCAAAAGGAAATTTTCGATCGAGCAGAAAATGACGCTCAAAATCGAATCGATCCGCCATCCAAGCATCATCGACAGGAAATCGATTGCATTATTACTGCCCATCAATCTGATGTTGGCTGAAGTTCATTTAAAATCGATTGTTTTTAACTTCGAGGAGCGGCAGAATTTTATGCCAATCTGCGACGAGAAGGAACGCCAAATTTAAAACTCCCACCAATGCTAAAAACTATTGGAGTTTCTATTGCAATGAATAAGAGGGCATAGCAGTGCTCATTGGTGTCAACTTAAGCGGTT
Coding sequences within it:
- a CDS encoding tetratricopeptide repeat protein, with the protein product MQQKNENSTGYQTQTGDNNTNFFGGEHHHIYPQTSPPQPLGTPDNLPLSDVAKFVGREEALATVHQNLQAAQTAVISSVSGMGGVGKTELALQYACRHRTEQTYPGGICWINARAQNVGIGILDFARVQLGLQAPDFLNTVAEQVQWVCQRWQGEPILIILDDAIDEAAVRPYLDGLDARFRVLVTTRLKLGREGTRLELEVLKEADALELLRALVNEPARIDGQLEDAKRLCEWLGYLPLGLELVGRYLARKQDLSLAEMLERLEAKRLAARALVETNEDMTAKLGVAAAFELSWQELPQAARVLSGLLSIFALAPIPWALVEGCLSDWDEEELEDCRDDELLGRSLLSREKQGTYLLHSLIREFFAVKLKDELSEVAEGLKPKFAGVLTEVAKTIPQTVTLSDIERVEEALPHLQEVADKLTSWLDDNTDITWPFIGLARMAEAQSRWLDAEHWLKTCRDTTERQLGTEHPDTAKSLNNLALLYKSTGKYAEAEPLYQRALGIYERQLGAEHPYTATNIENLAGLYDSMGRYAEAEPMLQRALGIKERQLGLEHPDTASSLNSLAGLYKSTGRYGEAEPLLQRALGIRERQLGAEHPSTALSLNNLAELYRATGRYGEAEPLLQRALGIRERQLGAEHLDTASSFNNLAALYSSTGKYAEAEPLYQRALGIHERQLGAEHPSTASSLNNLALLYQATGRYAEAEPLLQHALGIRERRLGAEHPATAASLDSLAALYGSTGRYGEAEPLLQRALGIKERQLGLEHPDTASSLNSLAGLYKSTGRYGEAEPLLQRALGIRERQLGAEHPYTASSLNSLAELYSSTGKYAEAEPLYLRALGIRERQLGAEHPSTASSLNNLALLYESTGRYAEAEPLYLRALGISERQLGAEHPSTASSLNNLAQLYRAAGRYAEAEPLYLRMLKIFTHCLPENHPYIKTAWRNFIYFIRQAVQQGRAGELSAHPVTQAILQQVQS
- a CDS encoding BrnT family toxin; this translates as MIPGFEWNEEKARTNLKKHGVSFTEAATVFDDPYSLIMDDPKHSFGEARFIILGYSAVNRLLLVVHCDRGATILIVSARGATPFERRYYERGF